The nucleotide sequence CTGTTTTTTCTGAATTTGTCCTGATGCTTCCACTTTAAAGAGGACATAGCTTGAACGCATTGAGGCAAACCGTAAAGCAGGGGGAGTAGTTCCCGATTAGGATGCCTTCAACGTCGCTCGAATGGCTTCAATTCGCTGGCGATTCACCCCCAAATCAGACTCACCTAAACGGGATGCTGAACGGACTTGAATTACATTCGCATCTTCATCCAGGAAAAACTCAACGTCGTCCACAAATCCCATCAAAGCACTGGTGAATTCAGCATAGAGATAGCGATCGCTCTCGGTGATGACTTGAGCGGCAGGCAAGGATCGAATCACAGATCTCAACTGGTTAAAGGCAGCTTCTGAGGAGCCGTTATAGCGCAAAGGAGCAATTACATGGGTTGCATCAACAGCCTGACTGCTGACACAGTTTGGCGTGGAGGGACAGGGGGCTAGTTTCCCGTCCTGAATGCCCAGATTAGTTGGGCGGGTTCCCGAAAAATGGAACAGGGAAGCGATGATAGGAGGCGGAGGGGGCAGGGCGATCGCAACTTCCGAAAAAGTGAAACAAGACAGTATCCACAGCAGAACAATGTAAACAACGCAGGTGCTCAAGATAGTCAATCCGTGCTGAATGGAAGTAATCAAGTCTGATTTAACTGATTTGACGATGCGCATAGTGGGAATCCCATTTCTTCACGTTGCTTCAAATAAAGGTGAGCTACCTGTCTTGCCATGGTCCGGATCCGAGCAATATATCGCGTCCGCTCTGTTACTGAAATGACCCCTCGGGCATCCAGTAGATTAAAAGTGTGCGAACATTTCAAAACGTAGTCTAGACCAGGCAAAACCAGCCCCCTTTTGATTAACTGTTGGGCTTCCTGCTCATACAGCCCAAACAGCGTAAACAGCATCTCCGGGTTGGATGCCTCAAAATTATAGGTCGAATACTCAATCTCCCCTTGAAGATGCACATCACCATAGCTGACCAGATCATTCCAGCGAATCTTGGTGAAAGCATTCACCTCCTGCAGATACATTGTCAGACGTTCTAACCCATAAGTAATCTCAATCGACACTGGCCGACAGTCTATCCCACCGCACTGCTGAAAGTAGGTGAATTGGGTGATTTCCATTCCATCTAGCCAGACCTCCCAACCAACTCCCCAGGCTCCTAACGTTGGGGATTCCCAGTTATCCTCCACAAACCGGATGTCATGGTCCTCCGGCAGGATTCCCAGCGCCCTCAAGGAATCTAAATAAACGTCTTGAATATTATCCAGAGATGGTTTGATCAGCACCTGGTACTGGTAGTAATGCTGA is from Leptothermofonsia sichuanensis E412 and encodes:
- a CDS encoding DUF1499 domain-containing protein, translating into MRIVKSVKSDLITSIQHGLTILSTCVVYIVLLWILSCFTFSEVAIALPPPPPIIASLFHFSGTRPTNLGIQDGKLAPCPSTPNCVSSQAVDATHVIAPLRYNGSSEAAFNQLRSVIRSLPAAQVITESDRYLYAEFTSALMGFVDDVEFFLDEDANVIQVRSASRLGESDLGVNRQRIEAIRATLKAS
- the glyQ gene encoding glycine--tRNA ligase subunit alpha, coding for MNFQTVIATLHQFWSERGCLIVQPYDTEKGAGTMSPHTFLRAIGPEPWAVAYVEPCRRPTDGRYGENPNRYQHYYQYQVLIKPSLDNIQDVYLDSLRALGILPEDHDIRFVEDNWESPTLGAWGVGWEVWLDGMEITQFTYFQQCGGIDCRPVSIEITYGLERLTMYLQEVNAFTKIRWNDLVSYGDVHLQGEIEYSTYNFEASNPEMLFTLFGLYEQEAQQLIKRGLVLPGLDYVLKCSHTFNLLDARGVISVTERTRYIARIRTMARQVAHLYLKQREEMGFPLCASSNQLNQT